One window of Leopardus geoffroyi isolate Oge1 chromosome B3, O.geoffroyi_Oge1_pat1.0, whole genome shotgun sequence genomic DNA carries:
- the STOML1 gene encoding stomatin-like protein 1 isoform X3 produces the protein MIVFRLGRIRTPQGPGMVLLLPFIDSFQRVDLRTRAFNVPPCKLASKDGAVLSVGADVQFRIWDPVLSVMTVKDLNAATRMTAQNAMTKALLKRPLREIQMEKLKISDQLLVGSSHTVELEINDVTRAWGLEVDRVELAVEAVLQPPQDSPAGSSLDSALQQLALHFLGGGLSSGAGGAPPPGPADTLEMVSEVELPAPHGGAGPSPKQPVAEGLLTALQPFLSEALVSQVGACYQFNVLLSSGTQSIYFLDLTTGHGRVGHGVPDGIPDVVVEMAEADLRALLCRELRPLGAYMSGRLKVKGDLAVAMKLEAVLRALK, from the exons ATGATAGTGTTTCGACTGGGCAGGATCCGCACCCCTCAAGGGCCTGGCATGGTTCTGCTCCTGCCCTTCATTGACTCTTTTCAGCGGGTGGACTTGAGGACACGAGCTTTCAATGTCCCTCCCTGCAAG TTGGCCTCTAAGGATGGGGCTGTGCTGTCTGTGGGGGCCGACGTCCAGTTCCGCATCTGGGACCCGGTACTATCTGTGATGACTGTGAAGGACCTGAACGCAGCCACGCGCATGACAGCCCAGAATGCCATGACCAAGGCCCTGCTCAAGAGGCCTCTGCGGGAGATTCAGATGGAGAAGCTCAAGATCAGCGACCAGCTCCTGGTAGGCAGCTCTCACACGGTAGAG CTGGAAATCAACGATGTGaccagggcctgggggctggaggtGGACCGAGTGGAACTGGCAGTGGAGGCTGTGCTCCAGCCACCCCAGGACAGCCCAGCAGGGTCCAGCCTAGACAGCGCCCTCCAGCAGCTGGCCCTCCACTTCCTGGGAGGAGGCCTGTCCTCGGGGGCAGGaggtgccccacccccagggccag CGGACACCTTGGAGATGGTGAGCGAAGTCGAGCTGCCTGCCCCTCACGGCGGCGCCGGGCCCAGCCCGAAGCAGCCTGTGGCCGAGGGGCTGCTGACGGCCCTGCAGCCCTTCCTGTCGGAGGCCCTGGTCAGCCAGGTCGGGGCCTGCTACCAGTTCAACGTCCTCCTGTCCAGCGGGACCCAGAGCATCTACTTCCTCGACCTCACTACAG GGCACGGGAGGGTAGGACACGGGGTGCCTGACGGCATCCCTGATGTGGTGGTGGAGATGGCTGAAGCAGACCTGCGGGCACTTCTGTGCAGGGAGCTGCGGCCCCTGGGGGCCTACATGAGTGGGCGGCTAAAGGTGAAGGGCGACCTGGCCGTGGCCATGAAGCTGGAGGCTGTCCTCAGAGCCCTGAAGTAG